Below is a genomic region from Echinicola rosea.
GTGGTCGAAAATCATTACGGTTTTTTCAGCTTTTTTATCCTGATTTTCCATCTCTATTCCCCAAAAGTCACTGTCCCCGCTCAGGAATGACCTGAATGTAACCGGGTCGATGTCTTTTCCTTTTTCGTCAGTACCGGTTATTTCCATGTCTGTGTAGCCAGTAAAGTGGTAGCGGTCCTCGGTGGTGGCATTCATGTCGATACTGCTGATTACTTTGCCATAATCGTAGTCACCTCCTTCATATTCCGATGGGGAGCCAAAAATTTGCTCTAAATACTTGTCAGTTTGTTTCCGTGCCGCATTCTCCACTTCATTGGAAACGCGGCGCTCGACGGCATTTTCCACCCCTTCTTGGGCAGCTTTTTTCAGTTTTTTTAAAAACTGTGCTTGGGAAGGCACTGGTAACAGGAATATAGCTGAAAGTGCAGCTAAAAGTAATTTGTCGGTTCTCATAGCAAAGTAGGTTATACAACCTTTTAAATTACATAAAAGTGGAGGTATTTACCAGTGTAAGATGGTAGAAGGGGCATTAGAATTATTATCAAGTACATGGTAATGAGTAAAAATAAAGGCAGGCCTTAAAAGCAAAGTGCCTGCCTGGGACATGTTGATTTTCAAAACTTGATTAAAGCTTATTGCCGCGCAAGAAGTCTTCGATTTTCATTCTTTTTTTACCTTGTAGTTGTAATTCCTTGATCGATATTCCTCCATCTCCTGTTTGGATGTGGAGGTAACTTTTGTTGTCTGATAAATACTCCCCCGGGGACTTCTCCTTTAGTCCATCGACTACCGATGAGGAGAAAATTTTGCAGGTTTTATCCTGGATGGTCGTCCATGCAGCGGGATAAGGGGAAAGGCCTCTGATCAGATTATGGATGGATCGGGCGCTTTTGTCCCAGTCTATCTCACCAGTTTCTTTGAATATTTTGGGAGCATGGTGAAGGGCTTTTGTTTCATCTTGTACAAATGTCTCCACTTCTCCACTGTCAATCTCTTCGATGGTTTTCAATACCAATTTAGCTCCTCTATCCATAAGTTTTTCGTAGAGCGTACCAATATTGTCCTCGGGCAAGATGGGTTCCTTTTCTTGGAAGATAATACTTCCCGTATCAATTTCCTGTTTGAGGAAAAATGTGGTCACTCCTGTTTCATCTTCTCCATTAATGATGGCCCAGTTGATAGGAGCGGCTCCTCTGTAATTGGGGAGGAGAGAGGCGTGAAGGTTAAAAGTGCCTCTGGGGGGCATGTTCCAGACTGCTTCTGGAAGCATCCGAAAAGCAACGACTACCTGAATGTCGGCATTGTAGCCTGCAAGTTCCTCCAGAAACACTGGTGATTTAAGATTGGTAGGCTGCAGCACAGGTATGTTATGTTGGGTGGCAGCTTCTTTTACAGGTGAGGGGATGAGTTTTTGTCCCCTTCCCTTGGGCTTATCAGGAGCCGTGATGACGGCCACTACATTCCAGCCGTTTTCTACCAGTATTTCCAGGGAAGGCACTGCAAAATCGGGCGTGCCCATATAAATGATGCGGAGATCTTTATTCATGCTTGTGGTGT
It encodes:
- the fmt gene encoding methionyl-tRNA formyltransferase, translating into MNKDLRIIYMGTPDFAVPSLEILVENGWNVVAVITAPDKPKGRGQKLIPSPVKEAATQHNIPVLQPTNLKSPVFLEELAGYNADIQVVVAFRMLPEAVWNMPPRGTFNLHASLLPNYRGAAPINWAIINGEDETGVTTFFLKQEIDTGSIIFQEKEPILPEDNIGTLYEKLMDRGAKLVLKTIEEIDSGEVETFVQDETKALHHAPKIFKETGEIDWDKSARSIHNLIRGLSPYPAAWTTIQDKTCKIFSSSVVDGLKEKSPGEYLSDNKSYLHIQTGDGGISIKELQLQGKKRMKIEDFLRGNKL